The Leptospirales bacterium genome has a window encoding:
- a CDS encoding acyl-CoA dehydrogenase family protein — MEQEPFDLCNPSQEHRELRNAVAAFAVGEIGPQASEYDHAERFNLPLFRRLGAELGIFGLTVPAEHGGAGLDAVAEVIVHEEMSRFDAAFTLSYLAHEVLFVNNLFVNASPAQLKRYLPGVLSGEKVGAMGMTEPSAGTDVLGLRTVAARKGDRYILNGAKQFITNGPEADFLIVYAKLDHAERREITSFIVESSWKGFAVGKKEQKMGMKASSTATLFFEDLEVPAENMLSAENGGLTSMMRNLEIERVSLAAQSLGIASRCMDEMARYALQERRAFGKALSEFGQVQRLLADSYADYRAARALVYETARSLTPQARQSLSAAAAKLCATQMAERVARNAIQVLGGYGYTREYPVERMLRDAILLSIGGGTNEAMQKNIVGDLRRLYATGAVG, encoded by the coding sequence ATGGAACAAGAGCCCTTCGACCTCTGCAATCCCAGCCAGGAGCACCGCGAGCTGCGCAACGCTGTTGCCGCATTCGCCGTTGGCGAAATTGGTCCGCAGGCCAGCGAGTATGACCATGCTGAACGCTTTAACCTTCCGCTGTTCCGACGGCTGGGCGCTGAACTCGGCATCTTTGGACTGACAGTACCGGCCGAACACGGCGGCGCCGGATTGGATGCCGTAGCTGAAGTAATCGTTCATGAAGAGATGAGCCGCTTTGACGCTGCCTTTACCTTGAGCTATCTGGCGCATGAAGTGCTGTTCGTGAACAATTTGTTCGTCAACGCATCGCCCGCGCAACTGAAACGCTACCTGCCAGGCGTTCTCTCTGGAGAGAAGGTGGGCGCCATGGGCATGACCGAGCCTTCGGCAGGCACAGATGTGCTTGGCCTGCGCACCGTGGCGGCCCGGAAGGGGGATCGCTACATCCTGAACGGCGCCAAGCAATTCATTACCAATGGACCGGAAGCAGATTTTCTAATCGTATACGCCAAACTGGACCACGCGGAGCGACGGGAAATTACCAGCTTCATTGTTGAATCCTCCTGGAAGGGCTTCGCCGTCGGCAAAAAAGAACAGAAGATGGGGATGAAAGCCTCATCGACGGCCACGTTGTTCTTCGAAGATCTGGAAGTGCCCGCGGAGAATATGCTATCGGCAGAAAACGGCGGACTGACCTCAATGATGCGCAATCTTGAGATCGAACGGGTGAGCCTTGCCGCGCAGTCTCTGGGGATCGCAAGCCGCTGCATGGACGAAATGGCCCGCTACGCACTTCAGGAACGGCGAGCCTTTGGCAAGGCGCTTTCCGAATTTGGCCAGGTCCAACGCTTGCTGGCGGACAGCTATGCAGACTATCGTGCGGCGCGCGCCCTGGTTTACGAGACAGCGCGCTCGTTGACGCCGCAGGCGCGACAATCCCTGTCGGCGGCGGCGGCCAAGCTTTGCGCAACACAGATGGCTGAGCGCGTCGCTCGAAATGCAATCCAGGTGCTGGGCGGCTACGGCTACACACGCGAGTATCCCGTGGAGCGCATGCTACGCGATGCAATTCTGCTCAGCATTGGCGGCGGCACCAACGAGGCGATGCAAAAAAATATTGTCGGCGACTTGCGCAGACTGTACGCGACAGGCGCCGTCGGATGA
- a CDS encoding electron transfer flavoprotein subunit beta/FixA family protein has protein sequence MNIFVLVKQVPDTETRIKTKETGIDETGIKWIVSPFDEHALEEALRQKEKNGATVTALSLGPERCVEALRTAYALGVDKAVLLKDDSYNVFDVAYAAAAIAKYLQSAGADVILAGHIAIDSQSSMTPAMIAEHLGCANINNAIELSIEGGSVKVKREVEGGSGVMSSATPVVITASKGLNDPRYPSLKGIMASKKKQIESVDVASLGVSAPKVALASMEPPPPRPPGRIIEGDSPETKARELVKALREEAKVI, from the coding sequence ATGAATATATTCGTTCTGGTAAAGCAGGTCCCCGATACCGAGACCCGCATCAAAACCAAAGAGACCGGAATTGACGAAACTGGAATTAAGTGGATCGTTTCTCCCTTTGATGAGCACGCCCTGGAAGAGGCCCTGCGCCAGAAAGAAAAGAATGGCGCCACCGTAACGGCCCTGTCGCTGGGGCCGGAGCGCTGCGTGGAAGCGCTGCGCACCGCCTACGCGCTTGGCGTCGATAAGGCCGTCTTGCTGAAGGACGATAGTTATAACGTATTTGATGTGGCCTATGCCGCCGCTGCAATTGCCAAATATTTGCAGAGCGCCGGCGCCGATGTGATTCTGGCCGGACATATTGCAATTGATTCGCAGTCGTCGATGACTCCGGCAATGATTGCCGAGCATCTGGGATGCGCTAATATCAACAACGCTATCGAGTTGAGCATTGAAGGCGGCTCGGTTAAGGTGAAGCGCGAGGTAGAGGGCGGAAGCGGCGTTATGAGTTCGGCGACGCCAGTTGTCATTACCGCTTCCAAGGGCCTGAACGATCCGCGCTATCCGTCGCTGAAGGGCATCATGGCGTCGAAGAAGAAGCAGATTGAAAGCGTGGATGTGGCGAGCCTCGGCGTGAGCGCCCCCAAAGTAGCGCTGGCATCCATGGAACCGCCGCCGCCGCGTCCGCCAGGACGAATCATCGAAGGCGACTCCCCGGAAACGAAGGCGCGTGAGCTGGTCAAGGCGCTGCGCGAAGAAGCCAAAGTCATCTGA
- a CDS encoding electron transfer flavoprotein subunit alpha/FixB family protein has protein sequence MMAILTIAELKGDELKKVSKELLAAARGLGGEVIALLINGNDTHAKELLAAGADVVVKNTLAEYSPQGVANIAAEIAQKKGAKLALAPHSVQGRDYAGRLAVKLGGALVADVVSVKGSESAVEVKKPVYSGKAYANIKVQSPAVITVRPNSQELVTHSGSKVEDGGASAGEVKSVLKDLELTGGTKVQLTDASVVVSGGRGIKGPENWPILQELCDVVGAALGASRAAVDAGWIPHAHQVGQTGKTVSPNCYVACGISGAIQHLAGMGSSKVIVAINKDPEAPIFKVATYGVVDDLFTVVPALTAEFKKVLG, from the coding sequence ATCATGGCAATACTGACAATCGCAGAATTGAAAGGCGACGAACTCAAGAAGGTATCGAAGGAGCTGCTGGCGGCGGCGCGCGGCCTCGGAGGAGAGGTCATAGCCCTCCTGATCAACGGCAATGATACTCATGCCAAAGAACTGCTGGCCGCCGGGGCCGACGTCGTCGTAAAGAACACGCTGGCCGAGTACAGTCCGCAGGGAGTGGCCAATATCGCCGCTGAAATCGCGCAAAAGAAAGGCGCGAAACTGGCTCTGGCGCCGCACTCAGTGCAGGGTCGCGACTATGCCGGTCGCCTGGCTGTCAAGCTCGGCGGGGCCCTGGTGGCTGACGTCGTTTCCGTGAAGGGCAGTGAATCAGCGGTCGAGGTCAAGAAGCCGGTCTATTCCGGTAAAGCCTATGCGAATATCAAGGTGCAGTCGCCTGCCGTGATTACTGTTCGCCCCAACTCACAGGAACTGGTTACGCACAGCGGCTCGAAAGTCGAAGATGGCGGCGCCAGCGCCGGCGAAGTGAAGAGCGTTTTGAAAGATCTGGAACTGACCGGCGGAACCAAAGTGCAATTGACCGACGCCTCGGTGGTGGTATCAGGCGGGCGTGGCATCAAAGGCCCGGAGAACTGGCCAATCTTGCAAGAGCTGTGCGACGTTGTCGGCGCTGCGCTTGGCGCCAGCCGGGCGGCCGTAGACGCCGGCTGGATTCCACATGCCCATCAGGTTGGACAGACTGGTAAGACGGTATCTCCAAATTGCTACGTGGCTTGCGGCATTTCCGGGGCCATTCAACACCTGGCCGGCATGGGTTCTTCCAAGGTCATTGTGGCCATCAATAAGGATCCAGAAGCGCCTATCTTTAAGGTTGCCACCTACGGCGTGGTCGACGACCTCTTCACCGTGGTGCCCGCTTTGACGGCGGAGTTCAAGAAGGTCCTTGGATAA
- a CDS encoding 6-phosphofructokinase: MALKKIGILTSGGDCGGLNGVVKGAACVAEANGIEAYLIPNGYAGLYNLIDFDSLVRLDRARLEKFHVYMAGSEAGNSRVKVSKIKDEQKYERIKQGLQKFGLDAVVIAGGDDTGSVVVDLASKGIPCLHAPKTMDLDLMTYSVGGDSTINRIADFARDLRTTGNTHNRVIVMEVFGRYAGHTAFRGGIAAEADAILIPEVLVNFDLLYEHVKSVFTRRIRESDHRAGSVMVIVAEGLKDASGEELVDKSVAPDSFGHYPLMGAGKYVVKEIESRMKKDPAIKEFMKQTGQFVESVYEIPEVREIRPSHLVRCGHTTAVDAVFGLQVGAGAVELARQGIFGVTVVDYREGEVRYMDCARAIEQRHVDVSEIALYESLGISFGRKPVAAQPKLVKQSERPWRPH; this comes from the coding sequence ATGGCACTGAAGAAGATAGGCATTCTCACATCAGGCGGAGACTGCGGCGGGCTCAACGGCGTCGTCAAGGGCGCTGCCTGCGTGGCTGAGGCCAATGGCATCGAGGCCTACCTGATTCCCAACGGTTACGCCGGTCTGTACAACCTGATCGATTTCGATTCGCTGGTTCGCCTCGATCGGGCAAGGCTGGAAAAGTTTCACGTTTACATGGCTGGCAGCGAAGCGGGAAACTCGCGCGTCAAGGTCTCCAAGATCAAAGACGAACAAAAGTATGAGCGCATCAAGCAAGGCCTGCAGAAGTTCGGTCTGGATGCGGTAGTCATTGCCGGCGGCGATGATACTGGCAGCGTAGTTGTCGATCTGGCCAGCAAAGGCATCCCCTGTTTGCACGCCCCGAAGACCATGGACCTCGATCTGATGACTTACAGCGTCGGCGGCGATAGCACTATCAATCGCATTGCCGATTTTGCCCGCGACCTGCGCACCACCGGCAATACCCACAATCGAGTCATTGTGATGGAAGTCTTTGGCCGTTACGCCGGACACACCGCCTTTCGCGGCGGAATTGCCGCCGAAGCCGATGCCATACTGATACCGGAGGTGCTGGTTAACTTCGATCTGCTTTACGAGCATGTGAAAAGCGTGTTTACCCGTCGCATTCGAGAAAGCGATCATCGCGCTGGATCGGTGATGGTTATCGTGGCAGAGGGCCTAAAAGATGCCTCTGGCGAGGAGCTTGTCGATAAGAGCGTTGCGCCCGATTCCTTTGGACATTATCCCTTGATGGGCGCTGGCAAGTATGTCGTAAAGGAAATCGAAAGCCGGATGAAGAAAGACCCGGCAATCAAAGAATTCATGAAGCAGACCGGGCAGTTCGTGGAAAGCGTCTATGAAATCCCCGAGGTGCGCGAGATTCGCCCGAGCCACCTGGTGCGCTGCGGTCACACCACTGCTGTAGATGCCGTCTTCGGTTTGCAGGTGGGCGCCGGCGCCGTAGAGCTAGCCCGCCAGGGAATCTTTGGCGTGACCGTAGTCGACTATCGCGAGGGCGAGGTGCGCTACATGGACTGCGCCAGGGCGATCGAACAGCGGCACGTAGATGTCAGCGAAATTGCGCTCTATGAAAGCCTGGGGATTTCTTTTGGCCGAAAGCCCGTCGCTGCACAACCAAAACTGGTGAAGCAAAGCGAGCGCCCCTGGCGGCCGCACTGA
- a CDS encoding TRL-like family protein, translated as MVRQSYWFAPLAAVLIWMLGGCYGLVYRKHTDPARVGNAANLSVQRSCFRSYLGLVSTGDASLRPAIKNGNLIAMHSTEREYTLVLGFLYRRYCVILTGTPGQSAE; from the coding sequence ATGGTGCGGCAATCATACTGGTTCGCCCCGCTAGCGGCAGTTCTGATCTGGATGCTTGGCGGTTGTTACGGGTTGGTGTATCGCAAGCATACCGATCCGGCTCGAGTCGGCAATGCTGCAAATCTCTCGGTACAGCGCAGCTGTTTTCGCTCCTATCTGGGCCTGGTATCGACGGGGGACGCCTCCTTGAGGCCAGCAATCAAGAATGGGAATTTGATCGCGATGCACTCTACCGAACGCGAATATACGCTTGTCCTCGGTTTCCTGTACAGACGCTACTGTGTCATCCTCACTGGAACTCCGGGGCAGAGTGCAGAATGA
- a CDS encoding TRL-like family protein: MPNLRALPFLFSVSLLAGCVNSAEIPNTSLIYNNFHLDGEFNRNNSAQPVVRARGCLKMIGIFVAWGDAGAGHIASENGIRRIARIDFSYFSVLGVYHAYCTDVYGEK, encoded by the coding sequence ATGCCAAATCTAAGAGCACTTCCGTTTTTGTTTTCGGTTTCTCTTCTCGCTGGCTGTGTTAATTCGGCGGAAATTCCTAATACTTCGCTCATTTACAATAACTTCCATCTGGATGGGGAATTCAATCGCAACAATAGTGCTCAACCTGTCGTTCGCGCAAGAGGATGCCTGAAGATGATCGGCATATTTGTCGCGTGGGGGGATGCGGGCGCAGGCCACATTGCTAGCGAAAACGGAATTCGCCGTATTGCACGAATTGATTTTAGCTACTTCAGCGTTTTGGGCGTGTATCATGCTTACTGTACAGATGTCTATGGCGAAAAGTAA
- a CDS encoding TRL-like family protein, with protein sequence MAKSNLFLALSLFAGISVSCIQHYSPPMSGCLYTNVHYSSRDTARGEAIGDGQALRSGRNCTWALAYLNYFWYETGASIAEAMKQGEITRIAAVDYSHDEILGAGFVRECVIVWGE encoded by the coding sequence ATGGCGAAAAGTAATCTGTTCCTCGCGCTTTCCCTGTTCGCCGGAATATCCGTTAGCTGCATTCAGCACTACTCGCCTCCGATGAGCGGTTGTCTGTACACCAACGTGCATTATTCATCACGCGATACGGCGCGCGGCGAGGCCATTGGGGATGGACAGGCGCTCAGGTCAGGCCGAAACTGCACCTGGGCTCTGGCCTATCTCAACTATTTCTGGTACGAAACGGGCGCCAGCATAGCCGAGGCAATGAAGCAAGGCGAGATAACACGAATTGCGGCCGTGGACTATTCCCATGATGAGATTCTGGGCGCAGGATTTGTTCGCGAATGTGTTATTGTCTGGGGGGAGTAG
- a CDS encoding CoA pyrophosphatase — MVSVDPLIHSSKASVKYKNSICRRLNCQCENCLRCYLFALHQLAVFNLLLFAMPNSPGEQQKIFDRLRRRMLEPLPGAKAQYRLAPSHRPGPEMNPGPSAPVKQAGVLLPLFYRAGALRICMIRRPEESGPHSRQIAFPGGRREDSDADLQATALRETTEEIGLAIPPDNVAGALSSLYVAPSQFYVEPFVALILAPDQYRADEEEVAEVLEFQLQDFAKSENFRIEEWIVRGFRTTVPHFRIDGETIWGASAMMLAELLEILKDCGLKLF; from the coding sequence ATGGTCAGCGTGGATCCGTTGATTCATTCATCCAAAGCATCTGTCAAATACAAAAATAGCATTTGTCGCCGACTCAATTGCCAATGTGAGAATTGCCTGCGTTGCTATCTTTTTGCGTTGCACCAGCTCGCCGTATTTAATTTGCTTTTGTTTGCAATGCCTAACTCCCCAGGAGAACAACAAAAAATTTTTGATCGGCTGCGGCGGCGCATGCTTGAGCCGCTTCCGGGCGCTAAGGCGCAATATCGCCTGGCGCCATCCCACAGGCCGGGCCCCGAAATGAACCCGGGGCCTTCCGCCCCCGTCAAACAAGCGGGCGTTCTACTACCTTTATTCTATCGAGCCGGTGCGCTGCGTATCTGCATGATTCGCAGGCCTGAAGAGTCGGGTCCGCACAGCCGACAAATAGCCTTCCCCGGAGGTCGACGCGAAGATTCAGACGCAGATCTACAGGCAACTGCTCTGCGCGAAACAACCGAAGAAATTGGCCTCGCAATTCCGCCGGACAACGTCGCCGGGGCGCTAAGTTCACTCTATGTGGCGCCTAGCCAGTTCTATGTTGAGCCGTTTGTTGCCCTGATCCTTGCTCCGGACCAGTATCGAGCAGACGAAGAGGAGGTAGCTGAGGTCCTGGAATTTCAGTTACAGGATTTTGCCAAATCGGAGAATTTTCGGATCGAAGAGTGGATAGTTCGCGGATTTCGAACGACGGTTCCGCATTTCCGCATCGACGGAGAGACAATCTGGGGTGCTAGCGCCATGATGCTGGCCGAGTTATTGGAAATCCTGAAAGATTGCGGCCTCAAACTTTTTTGA